ACGTTCCGGCCCGGGTCGTAGTCAGGGCGTTGCTGTGCATAAATCCTTTGGATCATATGTGGCACAGGTTGCCGAGATTTCGCGTGATGAGACTGGCGCAGTGAAAATTGAAAAAATCACGGCGGCAGTGGATTGCGGCTTACCGGTCAACCCGAACGTCATCAAAGCCCAGATCGAGGGCGGCATCGGCTATGGAATAGGCGCGGTCATGCGTAACGAAATCACGCTGAGCAATGGGGAAACTGATCAACTCAACTTTCCTGACTACGAACCACTGCGTATTCACGATATCGCCGAAATCGAAACGCATATCATTCCATCTGCCGAGGCACCTACGGGGATTGGTGAACCCGGCACACCGCCTGCGGGGCCCGCGTTGGCAAATGCGATCGCGGTGGAGGGACCAAGGATCACATCGCTGCCGATGAGCAATGAGGGTGTGGATTTCGTCTAGACCTTCAAGCGTTTCATAATCAAAGTCCGCGCGCAGCATAGTGAGCGCGGGCTTGTGTCAAATATAATGGTCAACCTGTTTCCTTGCTCGGCACTTTAAAACTATGGTTGGAATTTCGGACCCCACATCGCGTGTGCATCAACTTCAGATTACATGTTCGGAAGTTTCAAGGCTGCCAGGGGTCATGACCTCTGCGGAAAATGGGCTCGCTGATCAAGTGTCTCTATGTCGCGAACAACCTGATCCAGGCGGGTCGCCAACTCCCCAAGTATTGGATGCGCACGGCCGCCTTGATTTTGCTCTACAGCGGCAAGATATCCGACAAGTTCACACAGCACCGATTTGGTTTCGTCCAGTACATCCCTGCTGACTTTGTCCAAATCACGCCCCCCAATGATTGAATTGTTAAGTGGTGAATTATGTGCCACTGGCACTTTTTTCAACATTAAACGAGGGACTTTCAAGTCACTAATTTTTGCAAGGTTGGAAGGAACCTTAATCTGCTGGATGGATTATTGACGCAGAGGGCCATGGCTCGCCCTTCTGCAGATTTCTGTAAATGCCGCATACTGTCACGTCTATTCTATCGTCACCGCAACCGGAACTCAGCAGGACGCACGAATATTGGAGCGCCTAACCTCTGCTGTAACATGCACGGCATTGCAGGTTTCTTGTACACAGTCACACCAAAGCAGACCTAAATGGCGTAGGATTTCGAGAACCGCAAATCTGCAATTTTGTTTTTGCGGTGTCACGCGGATTTAGAATTCATTCACCTGATCTCGCTTCAATAGTGGTCTTCATAACTCCATTTCTGATGTTTGCGTCGATAACAGACATATTTCGACTGAGATTTCCCCGCCCATTTCATGCTGCTGCGACGCGGGCTGTCACATATCTCACGCCTTCGGCCTCAAGCCGCATGTTCTGTTCCAAATCACAATCGATCCAATGGACCATTTTACGAATTCTGTTTCATTCAAACATGCGCTTTTGGACAAGCGCATCCAACCACACCGCCAATGACTGCGCCGGTAAAAGTGTATGGCAACAAAACGAATTTGCAGCTCAGTGCCAATATGTTGTCTTGTCGACGTCCGAATAGCTTAAAACGGCGTGTTTCGCCATCGCCTGCGAGAGCATGGGGCATGTTCTTCGGAACGACAAAAATCACCGCAGGCGCTTAAGAGCCATGTCAAACTCAGCAATTTGGTCCACCTCTTTTCGGTGTTCGCAGACAACCGTGACCAGCCGAACGCCAAGTCTTGCGTTTTTCACAGCCAATTCCAGTAGTTTCTCCCTATGAAAACAGCCAGTCCTCAACTGGGCTACAAGTCGCGGACAGGACGCTTCGGGTAAGTTGCCTACCGGTGAACTGCATGGGCAGCCAGGTTTCAGCCTGCGTCGGAAACCAAAACATGTGCCATTTTGGTGATGCTCTTCTTTAGGTTGCGCAACTCGTTCTGGGGCAACGCATCCAAGCATTCCACAATTTTGAGCAAAGGATCGTTCCTGAGGGACTCTATCCCTGCTTCAGTCAGAAGCAGCATTTTGCTACGCCCGTCCCTCGGGTTTTCCATCTGTGCGACGAATCCGCGATTTACCAGCGTCTGAATCGCGCGCACCACAGGAGCGTGAGTTTTGCCCAAAGATTTGCGGATCAAACTCATGGTGCAATGGCTTCTCGGATTTGACCTGATGTAGCGAAGTATCGACCATTGTAACGGTTGGATATCGCCAGAAGCCTGTGGTCCATAGGCGCTTCGCACAATGGTTTCCATCAAAACGGCAGTAGCAATATTGCTTTTTATGACAGTTGGATTTTTCAAATTAAATTTTGTATAAATTTGAACGGCAATTTGTTTCAATCAAAAATACCCTTTAAGGTTAACCGCTTAGGCGGGAGCTGGTGTTCCATTTGTGGATTGAAACAGAGACTCGTTTTTTGATCATAGGCATTAGTTCTGGCCGGATCCGTGGATTTCCCGGAACGTGTCATATGTGCATTTTTTGAAAACCTGTCTCTCCACAGAGACGAAACTGGATGACACAAAAGCCATTCGCGCGTCGGGCTTCGCAAAGCCAAGGCAGTTTCTAACCCGCGCCAGAAAACGCCTGACGTTTCCAAGCTGTCACCCAGCACAGACTGGAGTCGTTAACTGCGGCGCCAAATCCTGCTGGTTTTGACATCCTCAGTTACTCAGCAGCACCCTCGTTGGGGATGATGTGATCACCCGACCCGCAGGATACATGGATACTCACCACAGGTGTTACATGGCATCTACCTGATCGCGATCGCACGCGATCACTTTTTTGAAGAGTAATGGCGAACTAAAGTCCACGTGTGCTCGCCTCGGGTAATTCAGGCCGATACGCTCTCACTCATTCCCAAGTATTTGGGAAAAAGCAGTGCAGCGCATGCCTCTGGATCCAATCAGTGTTTTTGGGCTTCAAAACAATTCGAGATCATTGCCAGAACTTTGTGGGGCCTGAACCTGAGACACAGTCTCGACCGGCGCGTCGCTGCGAATTTTCAGCATAACGCGGCCCGTCGCTGGCCAAAACATGATATGACGCGCAGTTTCGCCACCCAGTGAATGGCCTTCGCAGGCTATGCCTTCTTGCTCCAGGAATTTTAGAATGAATGCGCTATTCTGCTTCCCGATTTCGCTCAATCCAGCGACCATCTGCGCGCCGCCAAACGCTTTGGCCCGCAATTTGTTTCTCTGCGCTCCATGCTTTAGGATATCGTTGATCAAAAGCTCCATCGCGTTAATGCCAACAAGGTTGCAGACACCGCTCTCAGCTGTGCTGGTTGTAAGAAGCATATGATTCATACCACCAACACCGGAAGCAGGATCCCACAAGCAGCACGAAACGCATGACCCCAGAAGCGTACTAATGATAAAATCCGGATCAGAGCCGACCGCCTGCTCCCCCTGCGTGATATGATGACGTGACTTTTCCATCAAATTCGGGCCCCATTTTTACTTTTTACTGAATTACGTGCCTGCCCGGCACTGTCACGGATCGCTTGTCCAATCTTATCCAACGGCAACTCATGCTGGACTGCGCCAAGAGCCATTGCAGCGCGCGGCATTCCATAAATCACGCAGGTGTTTTCGTCCTGCCCGAAAGTAGACGCGCCTAATCCGGCCAGTTTAAGCAATCCCTTTGCGCCATCTTGCCCCAATCCGGTCAACAGACCGGCGGTGATGCGGTCCGCGCCGTCTTTGACGGAGGAAAACAACACATCTACTGATGGGCAATGCAATGCAGGCGGGTCGTTCGGCGCAAAACGGCAATACCAATGACCACCACGGCGACAGATTTCCGTGTGCTGATCATTGCCAGGTGCCAGCACAATGTCACCCCTGCTTAAAGCCTCTTCCTCATTGGCCAGAAATACATGCTGTTGCATTTGCCTGTTCAAACGTTCCGCAAAACTGATCAGAAAGTTTCCAGGCATATGCTGCACAATGACAACCGGCGGCCCGGACGGGTCCAGCATTGGCAAAACGGCTTCCAGCGCGGCAACGCCGCCAGTCGAAGCGCCCAGCAGAATAATCGAACCTTCGTCGCAAGGATCGGCGCTCTTCTTGGACGTCGCATAGGTCACAGCATCTGTGCCATTTGATTGCAATCGCATTTGCAACTGCGAAGGACGTGTGCACGCGGCATGATAAACGCGCTCACAAATGTCGTCCGTCAATTCTTCGCCAAAACTTTTGGAAGGCTTGACCATGCAATCAATCGCTCCCCGCGACAAAGCTTGCACCGCCGCATCACTTCCTGCCGCTGTTAGGCTCGACATCATCACAACCGGCATGGGCCTTGCGCGCATCAGGCGCGTCAAGAAATCCAACCCGCTCATTCCAGGCATTTCGATATCAAGCGTCAACACATCTGCGGGATGGGCTTTGATGTAATCACGCGCTTCTATTGCGTCAGCGGCCTCACCCACGACTTCCAACCGAGGGTCTGCAGAAAGAACTGCACGCAACCAGGCACGCATCACGCGCGAATCATCAACTATGAGGACCTGCTTTGGAGTTCCCGTACCGCTTAACCCGCCGTTCGAATGTGTCGCTGTCACAATAAAATTCCCGTGCCGAATGTTCGACAACCAACGCGGCGTTGGTCATGCGCTTTCCGGCACTGGTATGGCAAAGACTTATGAAGCGAGCCTTAATGTCGTCGTGTTTTTGGCGGCCAATTTGCCCTCAACCGGC
This genomic interval from Paracoccaceae bacterium contains the following:
- the cheB gene encoding chemotaxis-specific protein-glutamate methyltransferase CheB codes for the protein MTATHSNGGLSGTGTPKQVLIVDDSRVMRAWLRAVLSADPRLEVVGEAADAIEARDYIKAHPADVLTLDIEMPGMSGLDFLTRLMRARPMPVVMMSSLTAAGSDAAVQALSRGAIDCMVKPSKSFGEELTDDICERVYHAACTRPSQLQMRLQSNGTDAVTYATSKKSADPCDEGSIILLGASTGGVAALEAVLPMLDPSGPPVVIVQHMPGNFLISFAERLNRQMQQHVFLANEEEALSRGDIVLAPGNDQHTEICRRGGHWYCRFAPNDPPALHCPSVDVLFSSVKDGADRITAGLLTGLGQDGAKGLLKLAGLGASTFGQDENTCVIYGMPRAAMALGAVQHELPLDKIGQAIRDSAGQARNSVKSKNGARI
- a CDS encoding chemotaxis protein CheD; protein product: MNHMLLTTSTAESGVCNLVGINAMELLINDILKHGAQRNKLRAKAFGGAQMVAGLSEIGKQNSAFILKFLEQEGIACEGHSLGGETARHIMFWPATGRVMLKIRSDAPVETVSQVQAPQSSGNDLELF
- a CDS encoding helix-turn-helix domain-containing protein; its protein translation is MKQIAVQIYTKFNLKNPTVIKSNIATAVLMETIVRSAYGPQASGDIQPLQWSILRYIRSNPRSHCTMSLIRKSLGKTHAPVVRAIQTLVNRGFVAQMENPRDGRSKMLLLTEAGIESLRNDPLLKIVECLDALPQNELRNLKKSITKMAHVLVSDAG